The Nostoc sp. 'Peltigera membranacea cyanobiont' N6 genome contains the following window.
TGTGTGAGACGATAGCGGACGGTAGACGCGATAGTTGATTTCGGGGAAGATATTATCCATTAACTCGACTTTTTCCAACCATCCACTGTCAACTTTGCCGACTTTAACATCTTCGTAGAGCTTATTGAACCGCATCAGGTGCGATCGCGTCCGTCTAATTGCATAAGGTACCATTGTTCCTGTCCGCATAATAAATGCCCAGTCAGAAGATTGTGCTAATAGCAGTTCCCGCGCCGCTTGGTTGAGCGCTTTCCACTGCAATTCATCCTCTGGTTCCAAATGCGAGATTTCAATCATCCGTTCCGCAGCTTTGTGCAAATGCGGATAAATCCAAGCATTTGTTTCGTTCAACCAATATTCATGGAAACCCTTAAAACCCCAACTCGACTGCGAAGGACGACAGACTTGCTGCGTTGGCTGATCTCGCAAATAGTCTGCTAAATGAGTCATTTGATATGTTTTTTGGTCATACCACGACTTACGGAATAAGTAATCGATGAACCAGGGGCCTTCATACCACCAATGTCCAAATAATTCTGCGTCATAAGGCGAAACGATAATTGGCGGGCGCTGCATCATACCATAGAGATGCTCAGATTGCCGCTCTCGATTATACATAAAGTTATCAGCGTGTTCTGCTGCCTTTTCTCTAGCCCAATAAGGATCGTAGAGTGCTTTATCTGATAGACCTAAGCCACGCCCCGTAATTTTATGATACTTAATGCCCGTATTTTTCCGTTGACCATTGGGCATGATGTAGGGCTTGATGTACTCATATTCTGCTTCCCAGCCCAAATCTTTGTAAAATTCTCGATATTCTGCCGCCCCAGGATAGCCTACCTCAGAAGACCATACTTGTTGGGACGATTCATGATCTCGACCAAAGACAGCAACACCTGTTTCTGTATAAATTGGCGCATAAGTGCCAAAGCGCGGACGGGGACGGGCGTAAAGGATGCCATGCCCATCGGTGAGGAAGTAGCGTAACCCAGCATCGGCTAGCATCCGATCTAATCCTTCATAGTAGGCGCATTCTGGCAACCAAATGCCTCTGGGTGCTTTTCCAAAAGTTTGCTCGTAATGTTCGCAGGCTACCTGAATTTGCGCCCACACCGCCTCTGGATACATCTTCATCAACGGCAAATAGCCGTGAGTAGCGCCGCAAGTGATGATTTCCAGATTGTTACTGTCTTGGAACTTCTTAAAAGCTGTCACCAAGTCACCGTTATAGCTTTCCCATAGCTGACGGGCTTCCTTAAACTCAGTAGCGTAATGTTCTGCTAAATAACGAAGATGTCCGTTATTGACATTGTGTTCAGCTTCTAGTTGTATAAGTTCTTCTAGTTGGGCTAAGTGTGCTTCATAACGTTCTTGAAGCAGAGGATCGCGGAGCATCGACACGAGAGGAGGTGTCATACTCATCGTGATTTTAAAGTCGATACCGTCTCGCTTTAAGCCTTCAAATACTTTCAATAATGGAATATAAGTTTCTGTAATGGCTTCATAGAGCCATTCTTCCTCCAGCACGTAGTCACTTTCAGGGTGACGAACGAAGGGCAGATGTGCGTGGAGTACAAGCGCGACGTAGCCGATAGCCATAGTGATTTTTGGGTGATACTTTTAAGTAAAAGGTCGAGAAGTTGGGCTGAAATTAACAATATTTTAAGACTTTATGGGGATCGTAAGAATAGTTTTCAATTGAGTTAAATATAGTGCTTGTGGGGGTACAGCATTATTGTGCCTCCACTGCGTGTTTTTGCTGTCACGTAAAAATGTAAACTCAGTATTACCCAAAATTTTGTGATTTGAACATTACGCAGATGGTAATCGTTCAGGGGGGTCTACCGAGATCAACCGAAGAGGACAGTAAATACTGTTTGCTAAGACTGTATAATAATGGGTTGTTATTATGTCCTTCTCTAACACGATCTATCGCATAGTTGATGGCGTAACCATTCCTGGCGTATTTCTGCAAGCCTTTATCAAGAATGGAGACCACTATTTTGTTACTGAAATTAAGGTCTACAAAGACGGCAGAATTGATTGCTGGGGCATGGTTGACTTTAATGGTTTCAAAGAAAAGGTAAGCAAAGGTTGGGTTAGAACTCATCTGCCTGAAGGAGCAAGAGTCTCAATGATGGTGTCTGGTCTTTATTTCACCGCCCATCAAGTGAAGTCAAGAGTTGAGGAGCAGGAGTTTGTTAAAGAAGTTGAAGACGAGATCCGACGACTCAATGGCCAGCTAACAACAGGAGAGATTTGCCGACAGGCATTAACACAATATAAGCATGAGCCAAACGAGGCAAATAAGGAGTATTTGCGCCAAGCCTATGATGCTGTTCCTAAACACTGTCGCATATATTTAGGTGATATGGACGACAAAGATTCGGAATATCGCTCAATTCTAAACAGATGGAGCGACTAGAAGGAACCAACATCGGTACAACATTTCGTTGGAACGGCGGGACAGGGGTAATCGGATACGAGGCAGAGGTTATCTCCACTCTTCAACTGTTTCTATACAAAAAAATGCTTAACTCGAACGCCAAAACCTGGTAACAGTGGTGATGTGATTTCGTCATCAGCCAGCAACGTTGCGATCAGTTTTAATTGGGCATTTTCTCTGCGATAAACTTCTAGCTGCTGTAATTGCCAATTTGCAATCCAATACTCTTGGACTCCTGTGGATGAGTATAGTTTCAGCTTGGCTTCTCTGTCTCGACGTTCGTTGGTTGTCCCAGCAGAAAGCACTTCCGCTATGAGTTCTGGCGCTCCTCTCAAATGCCCTTCCTCATCGAGCAATAGTGCTAAACGCTTATGACTAATCCAAACTACATCGGGTATGACATTATCAGCATCTGTAAAAATTATACCGGGAGCTTGACGGGTTTCCCCCAGATCGCTAGAGCGAGACCAAATTTGTAATTCTAAGCATATATTACCCGCAGTCCCTTGATGTCTCCAGTGAGGCGCTCTAGTCACAAATAGTTCTCCGTCAATAATTTCATAGCGCTTCCATTCGTCAGTTTGGAGTAATTCTAAGTCTGAGGTTGTCCAACGAACCCGATCGGATATTGTTTGGTTCATAGCAATATTTTTCCATGCCTAAATAAAATTCTCTTTTCAGAATATTTGCTCAGGGTTAATACCTGCGGCTCGCAAGCGTTCTGCCAATATTGCAGCCCGTTGACGTTCTTGTTCTAGTTGTTGGTTTGCTTGCTGTAACTCTTGATTTGCTTGCTGTAACTCTTGATTAACTTGCTCTAACTGTTGGTTTGATTCTTCTTCTGGCAACATCACCAGCTGTCTATCTGGTGTAAAAAAGCGTAATTTACCGTCCTCAACTCCCAAATACAGCCCTAATTGCTGACTCCACAAGCAACCCGACTCAGTGGGAGCAAGTTCTTGATATTGCCCATCAACTATGTGAAATCCCTGTAACTCTAAGTTATTTGGATCAAACAAAAAGTAATCTGGAGTGCGAAATGTATTCTGATATATTTGTTTTTTCAACCCTTTATCAACCGAGGCAGTGGAATCAGATAACATCTCAATAATCACATTGGGATATTTGCCGTCTTCTTGCCACACAACCCAGCTTTTACGGTCTTTTTTTTCTGTATCTAAAACTACAAAAAAATCAGGGCCTCGAAATTCTTCTGATTTTTTTTGGTTGGGACTGAAATAGATAGTCAGGTTGCCGGTAGCATAAAAATCCTGGCGATCGCGCCACCACCATTTAATCAGGCGGATAAGTAAATCGATTTGTTCGCGGTGTAAATCAGATTCCAAGGGGGGTTCGTCACTATAGATATCGCCTGGTGGGAAAATTATACTATTAGTGACATCTTGTAAACTAGGTGTGGCAGCAAGGGACTGAGACATACAAGATAGTTTTTCTATTTGTATCCATGCTATCGTGACAAACCTTTATATAATCGCACTCCTTATTCCTCATCCCGATATAATTCTTGCAAGTCTTGTAACTGAGTCTTGCGGGAAATTCGGCGATATTTTTTACTTTCTAACTTGGGTTCGTATTGACTTTGACCTTTGCCTTTACTTTTGCTTTTTAACTTCATGCTAGATTCAGGATCGGCTTGTTGGTGTAGCTGTGTTTGATGAGCGATCGCAGCATCCAAAAATTCTAAATAATGTTCGTATCGTTCCCAATCTCCCCGCACCGCGCATTCCGGCTCGTCTCGATGCAGACAATCACTAAACCGACAGCTAGCAACTGCTAACCGCTTTCTGGCTTCTGGGAAATAATATATTAATTCTTCTGGGACACAATCCATGTCTGGCTGATTAAAGCCGGGAGTGTCTGCCAGTAAACCACCGTTAGGTAACTCAAATAATTCTATATGGCGAGTGGTATGACGACCGCGAGCTAGTTTGCCAGAAACTTCTCCGACTCGCAGCTTGGCCGAATCAATCAGCGTATTAATCAGGCTGGATTTGCCAACCCCGGAAGGCCCAGCAATTACAGTAATTTTATTGCTCAAATATTTGCCTGCTTGGTCGGTATTTATACCATCTTTGACGCTGATAAATATTGGTTCATAGCCCCAACCGAGTAAGCGATCGCTAACTTTTTGCTGTTCTAGCTCTGAAATTAAATCACTTTTATTCAAGCATAAAAGCACATCCAAGCTAGTAGACTCAGCTTTAATTAAAAATCGACTCAGTTGATAAGGTTCCAAAGGTGGATCGGCTACGGCAAATACCAAGAGGATTTGGTTGACATTAGCGATCGCGGGACGATCTAATTCGCTGTGACGGGGTAAGACATCAGCGATCGCTCCCCGTCCCCCAGCCCAATCTGGTTCTTCAACCACAACGCGATCGCCTACCATCACCTGTTGACCGATTTTTTTCAGCCTGGTTCGGCGAGTACAGAGGAGGAGAGGGGGATAAGGAAGATGAGAATCTCGATCCCCCATCTCCCCGATCTCCCCCTGTTTTTGATCCAGTTGTACTCGGTAAAAATTAGCCTGTACAGCGACGACTGTACCCAATAACTGTCCAGTTGCGGCAAAATCTGTCATTGGCTAGCAACTGGACGGCGCACTAACAGAGAAAAATAACTAGTGCAGTCTGTAATTTCTTCAACCTGATAACCTGCCATTGTCAGACTATCAGGAACCTGCTCAATCGGTTCACCAGGGTCTAGCCAGACTTCTAGCAAACCTCCCAATGGCATTTTCTCCAAATGTAATTTTGTCCGCACAAAATTAATCGGGCAAGGGGTGCCGCGTAAATCAAGTTGAGCATCGGGAGTTAAAAGAGAAGAGGGCATCATTACTTAAATAAATTTCCCAAGAATCCTTCTAGACCGCCTTTACCAGTGCGATCGCCCTTAATTTTAGCCAGCTTCTCTAACAGTTCCCTCTCCTCTGGGGTGACTTTGTTGGGAATATCAATTAATACGTTCAGCATGTGATCCCCACGACTGACGGGATTACCTAAGCGAGGTACGCCGCGATTTTCCAACTTCATCACCGTATTTGGCTGAGTTCCGGCTGGAATAATCAATTCTACAGGGCCATCTACCGTATCTACCTCTAACCGACAACCTAAAATCGCTTGCAGGTAGCTAACTTTGATTTCCGAAAGAATATTAATGCCGTCCCGTTGGAATTCTTCGTCCTCATTTACGAACAAGTAAACGTATAAATCTCCAGGAGGGCCACTGCGCTGACCGGCATCTCCTTCACTAGAAATCCGCAAACGAGTACCATTATCTACCCCAGCCGGAATGGTAATTTTGAGTTTCTTGGTGACTTGATTTGCGCCCTTGCCATCACAAGCATCACATTTATCTTCTATTACCATCCCTGTCCCATTGCAGGTGGGACAAGTCGAGACTTGAGTGAAACTGCCAAAAGGGGTTCTCGTGACACGGCGGACTTGACCAGATCCGCTACAAGTCGAACAAGTGCGGGGGCGAGTTCCAGGTTTAGCACCAGAACCGCTACAGACTTCACAATTTTCTAAATGTGAGATGCGAATTTCTTTTTCGCCGCCAAATACTGCTTCCCGAAAGTCTAACTTCAGGTCTAGCCGTAGATCGTCGCCTCTTGCAGGCCCACTGCGCCGTCTTTGTTGCGTGGGACTACCCATACCGCCACCAAAGCCACTAAAAATGCTTTCAAAGATATCGGCAAAACCGCCCATATCACCGACATCTTGGAAGCCCCCGCCAGCAGCACCTGAGACACCCTCTGGCCCAAAGCGATCGTAACGAGCGCGGGTTTCGGGTTCTGAGAGTACCTCATAAGCACGGTTAATCTCTTTAAAGCGATCCTCCGCCCCCGGTTCTTTGTTCACATCTGGGTGAAACTTTCGGGCTAAACGGCGATAGGCTTGTTTGAGTTCTTCTTTGTCGGTGTCACGAGAGACACCCAGGATTTCATAATAGTCGCGGGCCATATAGCAAAGGTAAAAGTTAGAAGGAAGAAAGCAGAAGTCAGCAGAACGTCACGGTCACTTGCTACCCTACAGAAAAGCATTTTGCCTATAACTCTTGAAGAGCAACGCAGTGTCCTTCAGAGGGTGGCTTGCCGGAGGTGAGGCAGAAGATAAAATTAATTTTTGTTAATAACTGATTTTACCCTTTACCTTTTACAAAAATCACCGACAAATTTCGAGCAACAGGTGCTTTCCTCGTGGAAGACGACAAAAGCCACAGAAGTTATGAGCAGGGGAAGCCTTTGCTCCGACTTCTCACTGCCGAGTCGGCTGTCTCTTTTACAATTGTGCTACGTAGGAGAGGAAAACCCCGCCCATCAACCAGAGGGGCTAGCCGCACCATTAGGTGTGGAAAACCACCCTTATGCTTTGGATCGTATCTGAACCGCCATACTTCCTAGCAGTAATTTGCTTCTACAATCTAGCAAACCCCAGGGGTCTTGTGAAACTTCGCTAAATCCATAATAAATATTAAATATATTAAAATACCTTAATAAAAATCTGCAACTTAGGGGACTGGGGACTGGGCACAGTATCTGGAGATTAGAGGTTTAGTGGAGAAGGGTTCAGAGGGATTTTCGCTCTGCTTTCCTGCTTCTTTCCCAATCCCCAATCCCCAATCCCTAATCTATTGCCTCATAATCAGCCTGTGCGGTACTTTCTTCGTCAAAATCAAAGTTGAATTGTGGTATTAATGTACCGTTCATTGGTGAGTCTCCTTCTGGAGTAAAAGCACTAGCTGAAGCCTCCTCAATCTCATCACTTTGGCTGTTGGCTCGATTGTAGACATCAGCACCAATGGCAAACAAAGTTTGTTGGAAGTCGTCTAAACGCTGCTTAAATTCCACCGTGGAGATGTTGGAGTCAATCATTGCAGCTTGAAGTTGTGAAACTTTTTCACTAGCCAAAGTCTTCATCTGGTCGCCGATAAAGTTGCCATTATCCTTGATGGTGGATTCGTAACTGAACAACAGATTATCTGCTTGGTTTCTGAGTTCAACCAGTTCTTTACGTCTTCTATCTTCTTCGGAAAACAGTTCGGCTTCTTGGCGCATCCGTTCGACTTCGTTGGTACTCAAACCACCTGTATTTGTAATCCTGATACTCTGTTCTCTACCTGTACCTTTGTCTTGGGCAGAAACCTTCAGGATGCCATTGACATCGATTTCAAAGGATACTTCGATTTGCGGTACACCACGGGGCGAAGGGGGAATTCCTGCTAGCAAAAACTTGCCGAGACTCTTGTTATCTCGTGACATTGCCCGTTCACCTTGGAGAATGTGAATTTCTACCGAGGTTTGCCCATCAACGGCTGTGGAAAAAATTTGTGACTTACTGGTGGGAATTGTGGTGTTGCGTTCAATAATTTTGGTGAACACTTCACCCAAGGTTTCAATTCCCAAAGATAGGGGGGTGACATCCAATAGTAAGAGATTATCGACTTCGCCACCCAATACCCCTGCTTGGATTGCTGCTCCCAATGCTACCGCTTCATCAGGGTTGATCGAGCGATCGGGAGCTTTGCCATTGAAAAATTTAATCAGCGCGTTTTGGACTGCGGGAATACGGGTAGAACCACCTACCAAAATAATCCGATCTATCGCTTCTGGTTTGAGATCCGCATCTTTGAGCGCTTGGATCATTGGTTCAATAGTACCTTCAATTAATTTCCCTGCCAGTTCCTCAAATTTAGAGCGGCTGAGTTCCATCTCTAAATGCTTTGGGCCGGTTTCATCAGCTGTGATGAATGGCAGATTGATGGAGGTATTGACCATGTTAGAGAGTTCAATTTTGGCCTTTTCTGCTGCTTCCCGTAGGCGTTGCAGTGCCATCTTATCTTTGGAAAGGTCGATTTTCTCCTCTTGCTGGAAGTGTTCCATCATCCAAAGCACGATCGCATTATCAAAGTCGTCTCCACCCAAGTGGTTATTACCACAAGTTGCCTTAACTTCAAAAACGCCATCCCCAAGTTGCAGGATCGATACGTCGAAAGTCCCGCCTCCTAAGTCGAATACTAAAATTAGCTGCTCTTGGTCTTGCTTGTCTAATCCGAAAGCTAAAGCCGCAGCTGTTGGTTCATTGATGATTCGCAGGACTTCTAATCCGGCGATCGTGCCAGCATCTTTAGTGGCTTGTCTTTGAGCATCTGTAAAATATGCGGGTACGGTGATCACTGCTTGCGTGACTTCTTCACCCAAGAAGTTTTCTGCATCCTGCTTGAGCTTTTGCAGGATCATCGCGGATAATTCTTGTGGCGTGTAATTTTTTGAGCGAATTTGAACATCAACGGTATCGTCTCGACCTTTGATGCAGTTGTAGGGGACGCGATCGCGTTCTATTTCAGTGTCTTCCCAACGTCGCCCGATAAATCGTTTAATACTGTAAATTGTGTTTTCCGCATTGGTTACGGCTTGGCGCTTTGCCAATTGACCAACCAAGCGATCGCCACTCTTCCCAAATCCCACAATACTTGGAGTAGTTCGTCCGCCTTCAGAATTGGAGATCACCAGTGGTTGACCGCCCTCCAGAACTGCGACGCAACTGTTGGTAGTGCCTAAATCGATTCCAATAACTTTTCCCATAATTGGCAGTATTTTTACTGATTTTTTATGCTGTAATATGTCGCAGACTAACTTTTTTGCTCCGAATCAAGGCTAGCGGATAACGTCTGTGGAACCCATATTGCTGGTAGCAAGAGAGAAGTTGAAACACAGAGAGTTATCCAAAGCCTTGTCCAAGTTTTAGGTACGCGATGCTCGTCCTTGCTAGAAGCCAGGCACTTTTGGTCAGCGAGACGAGCGACTACAGCTTAACTGAAGGCTTGACTCGACTGATCTTCCTCCGTAGAAGGTGTATCTTCCTTTGGAGCAGCTACTTTGACCATTGCATGGCGTAGCACGCGCTCGCCCAAGTAATATCCGCGCACTAACTCTTCTAACACTGTTCCTTCAGGATGTTCATCCGTAGGTTCCCGCATTACTGCTTCATGGAGGTTAGGATCGAATTCTTGGCCTTCAGGACGCATTGGTGATACACCCAAGCGTTTGAGGCTATCGACTAATTGTTTGTAAACCCCTTGGTAGCTTTTGTGCATGGTCATTTCGCCATCAGATTGCGGTTTGAGGTGCGATCGCGCCCGCTCAAAATTATCGACCACTGGTAGCAATTCTAGAATCGTATTCCGCTTCATCAGCGTCTCTAGCTCTTCTTTTTCTTTGCTAGTGCGTTTCCGATAATTCTCAAAATCAGCGGCAATCCGCATATATTGAGTACTACGTTCTTCTAGTTGTGTTTTGAGAGACTCAATTTGTTGAGTCAGTTCTGCCAAAGCTGCCGTTTCTACTCCAGTGTTATCGGTTGCAGGAACGCCAGTTTCTGCATTGATAGTAGCTGCATCTCCCGATACATTAGCTTGGGATGCCACTTGCTCTGTCACCTCGCTACCAGATTCATTGAAATTAATTTGGGCTGGGGAGTCACTCTTCATTGCTTGCTTTACCTCTGTTGGTTCACCCAATTGCTGGCTAGTATTGTTTATCTGTTTATTTTCATCCATCATTGTCCACTCATTCCAGATGCTTGCTATTTATGGCAGTGTATCTCCATAGCTTGCAACCGTCGTCATCCACGACTTGCAACTAAGGCTGATTTTGTTGCCGACAAGTTTCTGGAAGTGATGTAACCGTTTTCTTATTGTGACAAATGGCGAACACCTTAGCGTAGACACCATCAAGGCGGGAACCCGAACGAGTAGTGTACCTCTAGGAGTAAGTAATTTGAAAGAGTGGCGCTTAATCTCATTCGCCCCTGTGACTAAAAATTTGTTGCTTGAGTGATTCAGGAATTGATATTTTCTCTACTATTACTTATTTTTCACTCACCATTTAGCGAGAACTCCGAACAACAGTTTTCGTTACTTAGAAGTTCAATGACTTTTTTGGCAAATGAGAATTCTATCTCACCGACTGGGAATACTTTAAGCAGAGGTTCCCCTACTCATTCGCTCATTTATGACTTACTCGTCACCACAACGGCGCAGTACCGCTCTAACTACCAGAACAGAGTTTTCGCCCTTCGGCAACAAGCTAGTCCAATCTGGCTATGTCAATACCGAACAGATGAGGCAGGCACTAATTGAAAGCCGCAAATCTGGCAGACCCTTAACGGAAGTACTAGAGTCAATTACTGGACAACAACTATCACCTGAGTTGCTCAGGCAATACAAAAAACAGCAGCTATTTGAACTTAAAATACTATACGGTGTTGAATTCCTCGATCCGGAAGTCAGTTCCGTTGCTAACACGATGATGGGGAACCTGATTGAAACCCTCATCCCAGTGGATATTTGCCGTCGCCATCGTTTAGTACCACTGTCGAAACACGAAGACCAAACCCCGCCCTCAGTTTTAGTGGCGATGGTTGCTCCAGATAACCTAGAGGCTTCTGATGACCTAAATCGCATCTTGCGCCCCCAAGGACTGGCATTGCAGCGCATGGTGATTACCCAGGAAGACTACCAACAGCTAATCAACCAATATTTGGATGAAATGGCTGTTAAGCAAAAGCACCTAGACCAAGAAAAGTTTACAGATATTAATCAGGATTTAGAAAACCTCGGAAATCTCGATATTTCCGATGCTCCTGAAGAAATGGAGGCCGATCTTGGGGCAGCGATGAAGGGTGCAGAGGATGCCCCAGTCATCAACCTAGTGAACAGAATCCTGGCTAAAGCCTTGCATGAGGGCGTTTCTGACATTCATATCGAACCGCAAGAAGAAAACTTACGCATTCGCTTTCGGAAGGATGGCGTACTGAAGGAAGCTTTCGATCCCCTACCGAAAAAAATCATCCCGGCGGTGACAGCCCGATTTAAAATCATCTCGAATCTAGATATTGCCGAACGCCGTATGCCCCAAGATGGACGCATCCGGCGGCTATTTGAGGGACGTAAGGTGGATTTCCGCGTGAATACCTTGCCCAGTCGCTACGGGGAAAAGGTGGTACTGCGGATTTTGGATAACTCCTCTACCCAACTGGGATTAGATAAGTTAATTACCGATCCAGAGACTTTACATATTGTCCAGGATATGGTTAGCCGTCCCTTTGGACTAATTTTGGTAACTGGGCCAACTGGTTCTGGGAAAACAACCTCGCTCTATTCTGCACTATCAGAAAAGAACGATCCCGGAATTAATATCAGTACTGTGGAAGACCCAATTGAGTACAGTCTTCCAGGGATTACTCAAGTACAGGTGATTCGAGAAAAAGGGTTAGATTTTGCTACCGCTCTGCGGGCTTTCTTGCGGCAAGATCCAGATGTGCTACTGGTGGGTGAAACGCGGGATAAGGAAACGGCAAAAACAGCAATTGAGGCTGCCTTGACCGGTCACTTAGTATTAACTACCTTACATACCAATGATGCCCCAGGTGCGATCGCTCG
Protein-coding sequences here:
- a CDS encoding GspE/PulE family protein, producing MTYSSPQRRSTALTTRTEFSPFGNKLVQSGYVNTEQMRQALIESRKSGRPLTEVLESITGQQLSPELLRQYKKQQLFELKILYGVEFLDPEVSSVANTMMGNLIETLIPVDICRRHRLVPLSKHEDQTPPSVLVAMVAPDNLEASDDLNRILRPQGLALQRMVITQEDYQQLINQYLDEMAVKQKHLDQEKFTDINQDLENLGNLDISDAPEEMEADLGAAMKGAEDAPVINLVNRILAKALHEGVSDIHIEPQEENLRIRFRKDGVLKEAFDPLPKKIIPAVTARFKIISNLDIAERRMPQDGRIRRLFEGRKVDFRVNTLPSRYGEKVVLRILDNSSTQLGLDKLITDPETLHIVQDMVSRPFGLILVTGPTGSGKTTSLYSALSEKNDPGINISTVEDPIEYSLPGITQVQVIREKGLDFATALRAFLRQDPDVLLVGETRDKETAKTAIEAALTGHLVLTTLHTNDAPGAIARLGEMGIEPFMVSSSLIGVLAQRLVRRVCSECRIPYTPTTEELARYGLSASSDVEVTFYKANTLTLDAIADAKAKNHLCPKCNGNGYKGRCGVYEVMRVTENLQTLINEDAPTERIKEVAIEEGMKTLLAYSLDLVREGSTTLEEVERVTFTDTGLEAELKAKRKTGLTCRSCDATLKQEWLDCPYCMTSRF